A portion of the Streptomyces coeruleoprunus genome contains these proteins:
- a CDS encoding SRPBCC family protein → MAQVEATTERVIAADAETVFDALADYKETRAKLLPEHFSEYEVREGGDGEGTLVHWKLQATSKRIRDCLLEVTEPSDGRLVEKDRNSSMVTTWTVTPAGEGRSRAVVTTVWDGASGIGGFFERTFAPKGLGRIYDAVLANLAAEVEK, encoded by the coding sequence ATGGCGCAGGTCGAGGCCACGACGGAACGGGTCATCGCGGCGGACGCGGAGACGGTGTTCGACGCGCTGGCCGACTACAAGGAAACCCGCGCGAAGCTCCTGCCCGAGCACTTCAGCGAGTACGAGGTGCGCGAGGGCGGCGACGGCGAGGGCACCCTCGTCCACTGGAAGCTCCAGGCCACCAGCAAGCGCATCCGCGACTGCCTGCTGGAGGTCACCGAGCCGAGCGACGGCCGGCTCGTCGAGAAGGACCGCAACTCCTCCATGGTCACCACCTGGACCGTCACCCCCGCCGGCGAGGGCCGCTCCCGGGCCGTCGTCACCACCGTCTGGGACGGCGCGAGCGGCATCGGCGGCTTCTTCGAGCGCACCTTCGCCCCCAAGGGCCTGGGCCGCATCTACGACGCGGTGCTCGCCAACCTCGCCGCCGAAGTCGAGAAGTAA
- a CDS encoding Rv2578c family radical SAM protein, with the protein MRWDNLGDRPAGTPAAPGGEAALFGTDAVTTRTFDTPEFRGITFHEIRARTVLNRVPGASRMPFEWTVNPYRGCTHACVYCFARKTHSYLDLDTGLGFDTQIVVKVNAPEVLRRQLASPRWQGAHVAMGTNVDCYQRAEGRYRLMPGIIEALRDRANPFSILTKGTLILRDLDLLRQSAEVTEVGISVSVGFTDHELWRTVEPGTPAPERRLEVVRTLADAGIGCGVLMAPVIPFLGDRPEQLRATVRAIAQAGATSVTPLVLHLRPGAREWFMTWLHRHHPGLVRRYEQLYAAGAYAPTWYQRRITRQVHELADEFGIGPARRGASRRIAVPESGAGTAPATAPEATQLTLL; encoded by the coding sequence ATGCGCTGGGACAACCTGGGGGACCGCCCCGCCGGTACGCCGGCCGCCCCGGGCGGCGAGGCCGCGCTGTTCGGGACGGACGCGGTCACCACCCGGACGTTCGACACCCCCGAGTTCCGGGGGATCACGTTCCACGAGATCCGGGCCCGCACGGTCCTCAACCGGGTGCCCGGGGCCTCCCGGATGCCGTTCGAGTGGACGGTCAACCCGTACCGGGGCTGCACCCACGCCTGCGTGTACTGCTTCGCCCGCAAGACCCACAGCTATCTGGACCTCGACACGGGCCTCGGCTTCGACACCCAGATCGTGGTGAAGGTCAACGCGCCCGAGGTGCTGCGCCGCCAGCTGGCCTCACCGCGCTGGCAGGGCGCGCACGTCGCCATGGGCACCAACGTCGACTGCTACCAGCGCGCGGAGGGCCGCTACCGGCTGATGCCCGGCATCATCGAGGCGCTGCGCGACCGGGCGAACCCCTTCTCGATCCTCACGAAGGGCACGCTGATCCTGCGCGACCTGGACCTGCTGCGGCAGTCGGCGGAGGTGACGGAGGTCGGGATCTCCGTCTCGGTCGGGTTCACCGACCACGAGCTGTGGCGCACCGTCGAGCCCGGCACGCCCGCGCCGGAGCGGCGCCTCGAGGTCGTACGGACCCTGGCCGACGCGGGCATCGGCTGCGGCGTGCTCATGGCGCCCGTCATCCCGTTCCTCGGCGACCGCCCCGAGCAGCTGCGCGCCACGGTCCGCGCCATCGCGCAGGCCGGGGCCACGTCCGTCACCCCGCTCGTGCTGCACCTGCGGCCGGGCGCGCGCGAGTGGTTCATGACGTGGCTGCACCGCCACCACCCCGGCCTGGTACGCCGGTACGAGCAGCTGTACGCCGCCGGGGCGTACGCGCCGACGTGGTACCAGCGCCGCATCACACGCCAGGTGCACGAGCTGGCCGACGAGTTCGGCATAGGCCCCGCCCGCAGGGGCGCCTCGCGGCGTATCGCCGTACCGGAGAGCGGGGCCGGGACCGCCCCGGCCACGGCACCGGAGGCCACACAGCTGACCCTGCTCTGA
- a CDS encoding alpha/beta hydrolase: MQKRAGVLIAAGALIASAVTAVPSAAEPSAPEPRAPQKLSWKACATEEFPKLQCATLRVPLDHDDPGGRQITLALSRVPHTARTSQGPLLVNPGGPGASGRDLAGFVAASLPARVAAQYDVVGFDPRGVGASRPALDCEPGHFAPVRPDSVPRDQDEEQLSLARAARFARACGERHGALLPHIHTVAAARDLDAIRAALGAERISYFGYSYGTYLGAVYARLFPQRVRRLALDSVVNPRAVWYDANMAQDHAFDARHKAFLAWVARHDATYRLGTDPAKVEARWYAMRAELRERPAGGKVGPAELEDTFLPGAYHDGYWPLLAKAFAAYAKDKDGKPLTDAYRTVGAIDASGHNGYSVYAAVQCRDAHWPKAWGTWHRDHWEAHAKAPFSTWNNAWYNAPCAFWPVPSLTPLDVANDALPPVLLLQATEDAATPYEGAVAARGLLRGASLVVEQGGGNHGVSLRGNTCADRHLVRYLETGAVPRGDGRGEADAVCPARPAPEPTASARGAATAPHASGLRMWARPHGI, from the coding sequence ATGCAGAAACGCGCAGGAGTCCTGATCGCCGCGGGGGCGCTGATCGCGAGCGCGGTCACCGCCGTCCCGTCGGCCGCCGAACCGTCCGCGCCCGAGCCCCGTGCGCCCCAGAAGCTCAGCTGGAAGGCGTGCGCCACCGAGGAGTTCCCCAAGCTGCAGTGCGCCACGCTCCGCGTGCCGCTCGACCACGACGACCCCGGGGGCCGGCAGATCACGCTGGCCCTCTCCCGCGTCCCGCACACCGCGCGGACCTCGCAGGGCCCCCTCCTCGTCAACCCCGGCGGCCCCGGGGCGAGCGGCCGCGACCTGGCCGGGTTCGTGGCGGCCTCCCTGCCGGCGAGGGTCGCGGCGCAGTACGACGTCGTCGGCTTCGACCCGCGCGGCGTGGGCGCCAGCCGGCCGGCCCTGGACTGCGAGCCCGGCCACTTCGCCCCCGTGCGCCCCGACTCGGTGCCGCGCGACCAGGACGAGGAGCAGCTGAGCCTCGCGCGGGCCGCGCGCTTCGCCCGGGCGTGCGGCGAGCGGCACGGCGCGCTGCTGCCGCACATCCACACGGTCGCCGCGGCGCGCGACCTGGACGCGATCCGGGCGGCGCTCGGCGCGGAGCGCATCAGCTACTTCGGCTACTCGTACGGCACGTACCTCGGCGCCGTCTACGCCCGCCTCTTCCCGCAGCGGGTGCGGCGCCTGGCCCTGGACTCCGTGGTCAACCCGAGGGCCGTCTGGTACGACGCCAACATGGCGCAGGACCACGCCTTCGACGCCCGCCACAAGGCGTTCCTCGCCTGGGTCGCCCGGCACGACGCCACGTACCGGCTGGGCACCGACCCGGCGAAGGTGGAGGCCCGCTGGTACGCGATGCGGGCGGAGCTGCGCGAGCGGCCCGCGGGCGGGAAGGTCGGCCCGGCGGAGCTGGAGGACACCTTCCTGCCGGGCGCCTACCACGACGGCTACTGGCCGCTGCTGGCCAAGGCGTTCGCCGCGTACGCGAAGGACAAGGACGGCAAGCCGCTCACCGACGCGTACCGGACGGTCGGCGCGATCGACGCGTCCGGCCACAACGGCTACTCGGTGTACGCGGCGGTCCAGTGCCGGGACGCGCACTGGCCCAAGGCGTGGGGCACCTGGCACCGGGACCACTGGGAGGCGCACGCGAAGGCGCCCTTCTCCACCTGGAACAACGCCTGGTACAACGCGCCGTGCGCGTTCTGGCCGGTGCCGTCGCTGACCCCGCTCGACGTGGCGAACGACGCGCTGCCGCCGGTGCTGCTGCTCCAGGCGACGGAGGACGCGGCGACGCCGTACGAGGGCGCGGTCGCGGCGCGCGGCCTGCTGCGCGGGGCGAGCCTGGTCGTCGAACAGGGCGGCGGCAACCACGGCGTGAGCCTGCGCGGCAACACCTGCGCGGACCGGCACCTGGTCCGGTACCTGGAGACGGGCGCGGTGCCGCGGGGCGACGGGCGGGGCGAGGCGGACGCGGTGTGTCCGGCGCGGCCGGCCCCGGAGCCGACGGCGTCCGCCCGGGGCGCGGCCACCGCGCCGCACGCCTCGGGACTGCGCATGTGGGCGCGCCCGCACGGCATCTGA
- a CDS encoding RidA family protein, which yields MSTHLTHVHAPDGVAPGSGYSHVVWGEGRLVAVSGQCAFDEDGEVVGEGDPAAQARQVFTNLRRCLAAAGATFDDVVKLTFFVTDVAHLPAVRAARDEVVDTSRPPASTAVQVTALVRPELLLEVEAFAVVPDGRTAT from the coding sequence ATGAGCACACATCTCACCCATGTGCACGCCCCCGACGGCGTCGCCCCCGGCTCCGGCTACAGCCATGTCGTGTGGGGCGAGGGCCGGTTGGTCGCCGTGTCCGGCCAGTGCGCCTTCGACGAGGACGGCGAGGTGGTCGGCGAGGGCGACCCCGCGGCCCAGGCGCGGCAGGTGTTCACGAATCTGCGGCGGTGTCTCGCGGCGGCCGGGGCCACGTTCGACGACGTGGTGAAGCTGACGTTCTTCGTCACCGACGTCGCGCACCTGCCCGCGGTCCGGGCGGCCCGCGACGAGGTGGTCGACACCTCCCGCCCGCCGGCGAGCACGGCGGTCCAGGTGACGGCACTGGTCCGGCCCGAACTGCTCCTGGAGGTAGAGGCGTTCGCGGTGGTGCCGGACGGGCGGACGGCGACGTGA
- a CDS encoding GNAT family N-acetyltransferase has translation MTEADCEAVSEVRVSGWRFAYRGLLPHWYLSAMDVAADAAARREHLARSDGRTVDLVAERAGSVVGWACFGPDRFEGAAPDGAELYALYVRPEVVGTGVGRALMAEVTARAEARGYREMALWVLKDNALGRRFYEKAGFAPDGVEEPWHVAGVTLVEIRCTRPLTRPLTPPAGR, from the coding sequence ATGACGGAGGCCGACTGCGAGGCGGTGTCGGAGGTCCGGGTGAGCGGCTGGCGGTTCGCCTACCGCGGCCTGCTCCCCCACTGGTACCTGTCGGCCATGGACGTCGCGGCGGACGCGGCGGCCCGCCGCGAGCACCTGGCCCGCTCCGACGGGCGGACGGTCGACCTGGTGGCGGAGCGCGCCGGTTCGGTCGTCGGATGGGCCTGCTTCGGCCCGGACCGCTTCGAGGGCGCCGCCCCGGACGGCGCGGAGCTGTACGCGCTGTACGTGCGGCCCGAGGTGGTGGGCACGGGGGTCGGCCGGGCCCTGATGGCGGAGGTGACCGCGCGGGCGGAGGCCCGAGGGTACCGGGAAATGGCGCTGTGGGTCCTGAAGGACAACGCGCTGGGGCGCCGCTTCTACGAGAAGGCCGGGTTCGCCCCGGACGGCGTGGAGGAGCCGTGGCACGTCGCCGGGGTCACGCTCGTGGAGATCCGCTGCACCCGGCCGCTCACCCGGCCGCTCACCCCGCCGGCAGGCCGCTGA
- a CDS encoding adenylosuccinate lyase, protein MDPEFGSLTDRLKDEAGDDTAYERLVATADHEELAAVLTAPGRPLWAREIAAYRLGVAGDRRAFEALVLLLNHRDPERCVSAAHALRRLGDPRTPRAAAALATNELRVAYALVPVRLLAALRAPESVPALVTVLERRLDPGDPHWRVGVACAEGLGALGDPRARPVLEEARRHPRLAAAATAALSGLPAG, encoded by the coding sequence ATGGACCCGGAGTTCGGCTCGCTCACCGACCGGCTGAAGGACGAGGCCGGGGACGACACCGCGTACGAACGGCTCGTCGCCACCGCCGACCACGAGGAGCTCGCCGCGGTCCTCACCGCTCCCGGCCGGCCCCTGTGGGCCCGCGAGATCGCCGCGTACCGCCTCGGCGTCGCCGGGGACCGGCGTGCCTTCGAGGCGCTGGTGCTGCTCCTCAACCACCGGGACCCCGAACGCTGCGTCTCGGCCGCCCACGCCCTGCGCCGGCTCGGCGACCCGCGCACCCCACGCGCCGCCGCCGCGCTCGCCACCAACGAACTGCGCGTCGCCTACGCCCTCGTACCGGTGCGCCTCCTCGCCGCGCTGCGCGCCCCCGAGTCGGTGCCCGCCCTCGTCACCGTCCTGGAGCGCCGCCTCGACCCCGGCGACCCGCACTGGCGGGTGGGCGTCGCCTGCGCCGAGGGCCTGGGCGCCCTCGGCGACCCGCGCGCCCGGCCCGTCCTGGAGGAGGCCCGCCGGCACCCGCGCCTGGCGGCCGCCGCCACGGCGGCGCTCAGCGGCCTGCCGGCGGGGTGA
- a CDS encoding 3-hydroxybutyryl-CoA dehydrogenase encodes MDTPLSTIAVVGLGTMGAGIAEVLARAGREVIGIDISETAARRAVSALEAATARSVARERITEEERRDILARFRTFGDLQAAADADLVIEVVPESYEAKLQVLTALDGIVRPEAIIATGTNALSVTRLAADSAHPERVLGLHFFNPAPAMKLVEVVSSVLTAPQAVAAVTDLAHALGKEPVAVGDRPGFVADGLLFGYLNQAAAMYEAKYASREDIDAAMRLGCGLPMGPLALLDLIGIDTARTVLDAMYAASQDRLHAPAPILKQLSEAGLTGRKAGRGFYTYEGPGSGTVVPDGLTPREEAGGGAAAREVRSVGVAGSGTMASGIAEVFAKAGYDVVLAARSPEKAEAAKARIAKSLARSVDKGRLTAEARDETLARISAAGSLDAFADVDLALEAVAEDLEVKQQLFATLDKVCKPGAVLATTTSSLPVVACARATSRPQDVIGMHFFNPAPAMKLVEVVRTVLTADDVHATVREVTAKIRKHAVDCGDRAGFIVNALLFPYLNNAIKMVQDHYASLDDIDAAMKLGGGYPMGPFELLDVVGLDVSLAIEKVLYREFRDPGLAPAPLLEHLVAAGCLGRKTGRGFREYARR; translated from the coding sequence ATGGACACCCCTCTCTCCACCATTGCCGTCGTCGGTCTCGGCACGATGGGCGCCGGCATCGCCGAGGTCCTGGCCCGCGCCGGCCGCGAGGTCATCGGTATCGACATCAGCGAGACCGCCGCCCGGCGGGCGGTGTCCGCGCTGGAGGCCGCCACCGCCCGGTCGGTGGCGCGCGAGCGGATCACCGAGGAGGAGCGGCGCGACATCCTCGCCCGGTTCCGTACGTTCGGCGACCTCCAGGCCGCGGCCGACGCCGACCTCGTCATCGAGGTCGTGCCCGAGTCGTACGAGGCCAAGCTGCAGGTGCTGACGGCGCTCGACGGCATCGTCCGGCCGGAGGCGATCATCGCCACCGGGACGAACGCCCTGTCCGTGACCCGGCTGGCCGCCGACTCGGCGCACCCCGAGCGGGTCCTGGGCCTGCACTTCTTCAACCCGGCGCCGGCGATGAAGCTGGTCGAGGTGGTGTCCTCGGTGCTCACCGCGCCGCAGGCCGTCGCCGCCGTCACCGACCTCGCGCACGCGCTCGGCAAGGAGCCCGTCGCGGTCGGCGACCGGCCCGGCTTCGTCGCGGACGGTCTGCTGTTCGGCTACCTCAACCAGGCCGCCGCGATGTACGAGGCCAAGTACGCGTCGCGGGAGGACATCGACGCGGCGATGCGGCTGGGCTGCGGCCTGCCGATGGGCCCGCTGGCGCTGCTGGACCTGATCGGCATCGACACGGCCCGCACCGTGCTGGACGCCATGTACGCGGCGTCGCAGGACCGGCTGCACGCCCCGGCGCCGATCCTGAAGCAGCTGAGCGAGGCGGGCCTGACGGGCCGCAAGGCGGGGCGCGGCTTCTACACGTACGAGGGCCCGGGCAGCGGCACGGTGGTGCCGGACGGGCTGACCCCGCGGGAGGAGGCCGGTGGCGGCGCCGCCGCGCGGGAGGTCCGCTCGGTGGGCGTGGCGGGTTCCGGCACGATGGCGAGCGGTATCGCGGAGGTGTTCGCGAAGGCCGGGTACGACGTGGTGCTGGCCGCCCGCTCGCCGGAGAAGGCCGAGGCGGCCAAGGCGCGGATCGCGAAGTCGCTGGCCCGGTCGGTGGACAAGGGGCGGTTGACCGCCGAGGCGCGGGACGAGACGCTGGCCCGGATCTCGGCGGCCGGTTCGCTCGACGCGTTCGCCGACGTGGACCTCGCGCTGGAGGCGGTCGCCGAGGACCTGGAGGTCAAGCAGCAGCTGTTCGCCACGCTGGACAAGGTCTGCAAGCCCGGCGCCGTCCTGGCCACGACCACGTCGTCGCTGCCCGTCGTCGCCTGCGCCCGCGCGACCTCGCGCCCGCAGGACGTGATCGGCATGCACTTCTTCAACCCGGCGCCGGCGATGAAGCTGGTCGAGGTCGTCCGTACGGTGCTCACCGCCGACGACGTCCACGCCACCGTCCGCGAGGTGACGGCGAAGATCCGCAAGCACGCCGTGGACTGCGGCGACCGGGCCGGTTTCATCGTGAACGCGCTGCTCTTCCCGTACCTGAACAACGCGATCAAGATGGTCCAGGACCACTACGCCTCGCTGGACGACATCGACGCGGCGATGAAGCTGGGCGGCGGCTACCCGATGGGCCCGTTCGAGCTGCTGGACGTGGTCGGGCTCGATGTCTCGCTGGCGATCGAGAAGGTGCTGTACCGCGAGTTCCGCGACCCGGGCCTGGCGCCGGCGCCGCTGCTGGAGCACCTGGTGGCCGCGGGCTGCCTGGGCCGCAAGACGGGCCGCGGTTTCCGCGAGTATGCACGGCGCTGA
- a CDS encoding TetR family transcriptional regulator has protein sequence MSQPAKSPRATATPDAPESAAGGRAAAQRLKMRRELAAAAMELFATKGYEATTVDEIAAAAGVARRTFFRHFRSKEEAIFPDHDDTLVRAEAVLNAAPPHEHPLDTVCRGIKEVMKMYAASPAVSVERYRLTREVPTLREREIASVARYERLFTRYLLGHFDERDHHDGNDDPLLAEVAASAVVTAHNHVLRRWLRAGGQGDVEAQLDHAFAIVRKTFGTGIGAGRVAGAKAATTAPAAVSAHGDVVVAVARTDAPLDEVMRTIQQALKEQRD, from the coding sequence ATGTCCCAGCCCGCCAAGTCACCCCGTGCCACCGCCACGCCCGATGCTCCGGAAAGCGCCGCCGGCGGCCGAGCCGCCGCCCAGCGGCTGAAAATGCGACGTGAACTGGCCGCCGCGGCCATGGAGCTGTTCGCGACGAAGGGGTACGAGGCGACGACCGTCGACGAGATCGCCGCCGCGGCGGGGGTCGCCCGCCGGACCTTCTTCCGCCATTTCCGGTCGAAGGAGGAGGCGATCTTCCCCGACCACGACGACACGCTGGTGCGGGCGGAGGCGGTGCTGAACGCGGCCCCGCCCCACGAGCACCCGCTGGACACGGTCTGCCGGGGCATCAAGGAAGTCATGAAGATGTACGCGGCGTCGCCCGCGGTCTCCGTCGAGCGCTACCGGCTCACGCGTGAGGTGCCCACGCTCCGCGAGCGGGAGATCGCGTCGGTCGCCCGCTACGAGCGGCTGTTCACCCGCTACCTGCTGGGTCACTTCGACGAGCGCGACCACCACGACGGCAACGACGACCCGCTGCTGGCGGAGGTGGCCGCGTCCGCCGTGGTCACCGCGCACAACCACGTGCTGCGCCGCTGGCTGCGGGCGGGCGGCCAGGGCGACGTGGAGGCGCAGCTGGACCACGCGTTCGCGATCGTCCGCAAGACCTTCGGCACCGGCATCGGCGCGGGCCGCGTGGCCGGCGCCAAGGCCGCCACGACCGCGCCGGCCGCGGTGTCCGCGCACGGGGACGTGGTGGTCGCCGTGGCCCGTACGGACGCGCCGCTGGACGAGGTGATGCGCACCATCCAGCAGGCGCTGAAGGAACAGCGCGACTGA
- the ccrA gene encoding crotonyl-CoA carboxylase/reductase codes for MKEILDAIQSPDTTSADFAALPLPESYRAVTVHKDETEMFAGLATRDKDPRKSLHLDQVPLPELGPGEALVAVMASSVNYNSVWTSIFEPLSTFGFLERYGRTSELAKRHDLPYHIIGSDLAGVVLRTGPGVNAWRPGDEVVAHCLSVELESSEGHNDTMLDPEQRIWGFETNFGGLAEIALVKSNQLMPKPGHLSWEEAAAPGLVNSTAYRQLVSRNGAGMKQGDNVLIWGASGGLGSYATQFALAGGANPICVVSSEQKADICRSMGAEAIIDRNAEGYKFWKDEHTQDPKEWKRFGKRIRELTGGEDIDIVFEHPGRETFGASVYVTRKGGTITTCASTSGYMHEYDNRYLWMSLKRIIGSHFANYREAWEANRLIAKGKIHPTLSKVYSLEDTGQAAYDVHRNLHQGKVGVLCLAPEEGQGVRDPEMRAQHIDAINRFRNI; via the coding sequence GTGAAGGAAATCCTGGACGCGATCCAGTCGCCGGACACCACGTCCGCCGACTTCGCCGCACTGCCGCTCCCCGAGTCCTACCGCGCGGTCACCGTGCACAAGGACGAGACCGAGATGTTCGCCGGTCTCGCCACCCGCGACAAGGACCCCCGCAAGTCGCTCCACCTCGACCAGGTGCCCCTGCCGGAGCTCGGCCCCGGCGAGGCCCTCGTCGCCGTGATGGCCAGCTCGGTCAACTACAACTCGGTCTGGACCTCGATCTTCGAGCCCCTGTCGACGTTCGGCTTCCTGGAGCGCTACGGCAGGACCTCCGAGCTGGCCAAGCGCCACGACCTGCCCTACCACATCATCGGCTCCGACCTGGCGGGCGTCGTCCTGCGCACCGGCCCGGGCGTCAACGCCTGGCGGCCGGGCGACGAGGTCGTCGCGCACTGCCTGTCGGTCGAGCTGGAGTCCTCCGAGGGCCACAACGACACGATGCTCGACCCCGAGCAGCGCATCTGGGGCTTCGAGACCAACTTCGGCGGCCTCGCCGAGATCGCCCTGGTCAAGTCCAACCAGCTGATGCCCAAGCCGGGCCACCTCAGCTGGGAGGAGGCCGCGGCCCCGGGCCTGGTCAACTCCACCGCGTACCGCCAGCTGGTCTCCCGCAACGGCGCCGGCATGAAGCAGGGCGACAACGTCCTGATCTGGGGCGCGAGCGGCGGCCTCGGCTCGTACGCCACGCAGTTCGCCCTCGCCGGCGGCGCCAACCCGATCTGTGTGGTCTCCAGCGAGCAGAAGGCGGACATCTGCCGGTCCATGGGCGCCGAGGCGATCATCGACCGCAACGCCGAGGGCTACAAGTTCTGGAAGGACGAGCACACGCAGGACCCGAAGGAGTGGAAGCGCTTCGGCAAGCGCATCCGCGAGCTCACCGGCGGCGAGGACATCGACATCGTCTTCGAGCACCCCGGCCGCGAGACCTTCGGCGCCTCCGTCTACGTCACGCGCAAGGGCGGCACCATCACCACCTGCGCCTCGACCTCGGGCTACATGCACGAGTACGACAACCGCTACCTGTGGATGTCGCTGAAGCGGATCATCGGCTCGCACTTCGCGAACTACCGCGAGGCGTGGGAGGCCAACCGCCTGATCGCCAAGGGCAAGATCCACCCGACGCTCTCGAAGGTGTACTCCCTGGAGGACACCGGCCAGGCCGCCTACGACGTGCACCGCAACCTCCACCAGGGCAAGGTCGGCGTCCTGTGCCTGGCCCCCGAGGAGGGCCAGGGCGTGCGCGACCCGGAGATGCGCGCCCAGCACATCGACGCCATCAACCGCTTCCGGAACATCTGA
- a CDS encoding MaoC family dehydratase — translation MQFGRTYEEFEVGAVYKHWPGKTVTEYDDHLFCLLTMNHHPLHMDTNYAEKTTDFGKNVVVGNYIYSLLLGMSVPDISGKAIANLEIESLKHVAPTFHGDTIYGETTVLDKWPSKSKDDRGIVYVETKGYKQDGTLVCVFRRKVMVPTETYIKERGGEQPGRPELKAQEK, via the coding sequence ATGCAGTTCGGACGCACCTACGAAGAGTTCGAGGTCGGCGCGGTCTACAAGCACTGGCCCGGGAAGACGGTCACCGAGTACGACGACCACCTCTTCTGCCTGCTGACGATGAACCACCACCCGCTCCACATGGACACGAACTATGCGGAGAAGACGACGGACTTCGGCAAGAACGTCGTCGTCGGGAACTACATCTACTCCCTGCTGCTGGGCATGTCCGTGCCGGACATCTCGGGCAAGGCGATCGCCAACCTGGAGATCGAGTCGCTGAAGCACGTGGCGCCGACCTTCCACGGCGACACGATCTACGGCGAGACGACCGTGCTCGACAAGTGGCCGTCCAAGTCCAAGGACGACCGGGGCATCGTCTACGTCGAGACGAAGGGCTACAAGCAGGACGGCACGCTCGTGTGCGTGTTCCGCCGCAAGGTGATGGTCCCCACCGAGACGTACATCAAGGAGCGCGGCGGCGAGCAGCCCGGCCGCCCGGAACTGAAGGCCCAGGAGAAGTAG
- a CDS encoding acyl-CoA dehydrogenase family protein, producing MSRLAQTHGLTDVQQEIVSTVREFVDKEIIPVATELEHRDEYPQEIVDGLKELGLFGLMIPEEYGGLGESLLTYALCVEEIARGWMSVSGIINTHFIVAYMLKQHGTQEQKDTFLPRMAAGEVRGAFSMSEPGLGSDVSAITSKAVKDGDEYVLNGQKMWLTNGGTSTLVAVLVRSDEGHPEGTAPHKSMTTFLVEKEPGFGEVRPGLTIPGKIDKMGYKGVDTTELIMDGLRIPANRVLGGVTGRGFYQMMDGVEVGRVNVAARGCGVAQRAFELGVSYAQQRHTFGKPIAQHQAIQFKLAEMATKVEAAHAMMVNAARKKDSGERNDLEAGMAKYLASEYCKEVVEDAFRIHGGYGFSKEYEIERLYREAPMLLIGEGTAEIQKMIIGRRLLEEYRLQG from the coding sequence ATGTCCCGACTCGCGCAGACCCACGGTCTCACCGATGTCCAGCAGGAGATCGTGTCCACCGTCCGGGAGTTCGTCGACAAGGAGATCATCCCGGTCGCCACGGAGCTGGAGCACCGTGACGAGTACCCCCAGGAGATCGTCGACGGCCTGAAGGAGCTCGGCCTGTTCGGCCTGATGATCCCCGAGGAGTACGGGGGTCTGGGCGAGTCCCTCCTGACGTACGCGCTGTGCGTGGAGGAGATCGCCCGCGGCTGGATGTCCGTCTCGGGCATCATCAACACGCACTTCATCGTGGCGTACATGCTCAAGCAGCACGGCACGCAGGAGCAGAAGGACACCTTCCTGCCGCGCATGGCGGCGGGCGAGGTACGCGGCGCGTTCTCGATGTCGGAGCCGGGCCTCGGCTCGGATGTGTCGGCCATCACATCGAAGGCGGTCAAGGACGGTGACGAGTACGTCCTGAACGGTCAGAAGATGTGGCTGACGAACGGCGGCACGTCAACGCTGGTCGCCGTTCTCGTCCGAAGTGACGAAGGACACCCCGAGGGGACCGCCCCGCACAAGTCGATGACGACCTTCCTGGTGGAGAAGGAGCCCGGCTTCGGCGAGGTGCGGCCGGGACTGACGATTCCCGGGAAGATCGACAAGATGGGTTACAAGGGTGTCGACACCACGGAACTCATCATGGACGGGCTGCGCATTCCGGCCAATCGCGTCCTCGGCGGGGTCACCGGCCGAGGGTTTTACCAAATGATGGACGGCGTCGAGGTCGGCCGGGTGAACGTGGCGGCCCGTGGCTGCGGTGTCGCGCAGCGTGCCTTCGAGCTGGGCGTCTCGTACGCCCAGCAGCGGCATACTTTCGGCAAGCCGATCGCCCAGCACCAGGCGATCCAGTTCAAGCTGGCCGAGATGGCTACCAAGGTCGAGGCCGCTCATGCCATGATGGTGAACGCAGCACGCAAAAAGGACTCCGGGGAACGAAACGACCTCGAAGCAGGCATGGCGAAGTACCTCGCCTCCGAGTACTGCAAGGAAGTGGTCGAGGACGCCTTCCGCATTCACGGCGGATACGGGTTCTCGAAGGAGTACGAGATCGAGCGTCTCTACCGCGAGGCGCCGATGCTGCTCATCGGTGAAGGTACCGCCGAGATCCAGAAAATGATCATTGGTCGCCGGCTGCTCGAGGAGTACCGCTTGCAGGGCTGA